TGGCCGAACGGATCGTTACGCGCCTCTTGGCGCGCGGCGTGATCGCCCTGCAGGCAGGGCCGCAGGGCGAGGTGATTTCGCTGACCCCTCCGCTGGTGATCTCCGATACGCAGCTTTTGCGAGCGATGGATCTGGTCGAATCGGAGCTGCGCGAAGAAGCCTAACCGGGCGCGCGTCGAACCGGGCAATCATGAAAGAACGATATCGCGTCGGCGTCGTCGGCGCCGGATTCGGCGTCAAGGCGCACCTGCCCGCACTGCTGGCGCATCCACGATTCGACGTTGTGGCGCTTGCATCGCCGCATAGCGCCGCGGGCGTTGCGAAGGAGCGGTCGATTCCTCACGCGTTCACGTCGTGCGCGGAGATGCTCGCCGGGTGCGAACTCGACGCCGTCGTTATCGCGTCGCCACCCTTTGCGCACCACGGCGATACGCTCGCCGCTCTCGCGGCCGGCAAGCACGTGCTCTGCGAAAAGCCGTTCGCACTGAATGTGGCGCAAGCCGAGGAAATGCTCGCCGCGGCGAAGGCGGCGGGAACGGGCTGCGGTGTCTCGCACGAGTTTCGCTGGGCGCCCGAGCGAATCGCCTTGCAGCAAATGGTCGCCAACGGCCACCTGGCGCCGATGCGCGAAATCGAACTCACCCATCTCATGCCGGGCCGACGCGCAACCGACCTGAAACCGCGGGGATGGATGTTCCAACGCAAGGCCGGCGGCGGTATTTGCGGCGCGCTGATGTCTCACGCGATCGACGGCGCAAACCATCTGGCAGGCCGTCCGCCGATTCGTTCTACCGGATACACGCGCATCGCCAATCCCCAGCGCACCGACGAACAAGGCACCTTCACCAGCGAAACCGACGACGGCGCCTTCGCCCTGCTCGATTACGGTGACGGCCTAGTCGCCCGCCTCACCACCGACGCAACGACGCACGTCGAACAGTTCACGCTCGCGGTCCACGGAGAACAACGCACCGCCGTCGCAAGCGGTACCGGTTTGCTCGACATGCGTCTCTTCGCCATCGAAGCCGACGCCACGGACGAACTCGATGTGAAACCATCCCCGTACGCGCGTTTCGAAAGCGTCCTAGAGAACGTCCCGCCGCTGATGGAACTCTACGACGAATGGCTCAAACAGATCGAAACCGGAGCCAGCGCCGTCCCAACGTTCGAGGAAGCGGTCGCGACACAGCGAGTTCTGGCGAGCATCGGTTATTCAACCGCCCCTTGAGCCGTACGCGCCGGATGAATTGCGCGGGACACCTTTAAGCTAACGGCACTTTCATCCACGAAAGCGCCTGGCACCGTACGGCGGGATCGCAGCTCTCGTGGCGACGCTGAGTCAGATTGCAGCGACGCGTTCTCGCGCGAGATTCTCGCGCCCGAGAAAGTCCGCAACGATCAATGCAACTCCGGCTATCGCAAGGGTCTCGATGCCTTCGCTCCAGTTCGAGGGCGTTCTTGGATCGGCGATCAAGATCGGGATCCATACTGCAACTCCGAACAGCACGAGCATCGACGCCAGAAGCCGTGAGGCAAGCAGCGATTTACAGCCGACGGCAAGCGCAATGCCGGCGAGTGCGAATGCAATCGTCGTAGCGATGGCCCAAAACATCGCATTCGGCGGAATCCACTGTGGAACCAAACTAACCGTCCTGGCGAGAAACTCCACTTGCTCGATCGCGAACGAAATGCTGCACAAGCCGAAGAGCACTATCGCGCCCCTGCAGAGCCTCGCGGCACGGGCCGGGGACGGCGACGCCAACCCATACACGACCATCGCCCCCGCGACGAGAGCCAATTGATAGAAGACGTTGCCCCAGCTTGCGTAGACCCCCGGCTGGGCAACGACACCCGGCACGAAGGTCAGCGAAAAGACGAGATAGACGATGCCTAGAATACAGGCCCCTAACCCGCTGGTCTTGGGCAACAGCATTGCGGCACCGCCGATCATCTGCGCGACCGACGTGACGACGATGAAGGCTGCGACGCCGGGTAACTGCCAGTTCGAGATCAGTTGATCGTGCAGTACCAGGCTGGCGACGCCCAACAGCAGCGTCGTGGCTCCAAAAACATGACGCCCCATGGCATCGAAACGCAGCGGCAAGGTGGAGTGTGACGGCGTAGGAGCGCGGCATCTTCGGATCCGGATCCCACAGTCGGTAGCAAAATGGACGATTATCTACGGACGGTCGTTGTGGCTCCAATGACGATTTCGAGTAGCAAACCCGCTTCATTTCGCGTTCCGATTACCTTCCAGGGTAAATGCGGCTTGGATCTTTGGATCACATTGAAGAAATCGTCTGCGTCGCGAAAACAGGAGGGACAAGGCCCGGTTTACTCGATTTGTAACACCAGGATTGCGGTGTCGTCGTGATGCGAACCGTCGTGGACGACGGCGTGGTAAATTGCTTCGGCGGGATCGCGTGCGGGTGCGAGGGCTTGCGCTGCGAGCGCGGCGTGCAGGCTCTCCTCCCCTTCGATCGCGTTGCGATCGAACTCGGTGAGGCCGTCGGTGTAGAAGCATACGAGACTTCCGCCATCGAGCGAAATGGCCGTCGAATCGCAGGTTGCGGCGCTGCGCAGCCCCAGCGGCAAGCCGCTCGCGATAATTTCGTATACGCTGCCGTCCGCGCGTGCCACGAGCGGCGGCGGATGCCCGGCGGTGGCATACGTGAGGGAGCGATCGGCCGGATCGTAGATTCCGAATCCCGCGGTTGCGATCGCGTCCGGATGATTCATTGCCAAGACCCGGTCGGCGTGGTCGAGCACCTGCGATGGCGCATTCGATTCGATCGCGGCGGAGCGAATGGCTTGGCGCATCTCCCCCATCACGATCGCGGCGTCGAGCCCGTGCCCAGTCACGTCGCCGATCGAGAGCCCGATCAGCCCGCTGGGTAATGCAAACGCGTCGAACCAATCGCCGCCAACGCGCAGCTCCGTCGATGCCGGAATATACAAGCGCGAAAGGCGCACGCCCTCGACGCGCGGCAATTCGCGCGGAAGCATCGCTTTAGCGAACGCCGCAGCCACCTCATGCTCGTTTTGGTAGCGTCGCGCGTTATCGAGCGCGAGCGCGAGGCGACGGGCCATCTCGTGTAATACAGGAACGTCGGATGACGAATGACGCCGCCCCGAGCGCGTGTAACCGCTCAGGAAGACGCCGATTAAATTCCCGCGTGCCGTGAGCGGCATGCAGATGAGCGAACGCGCATCGAAGCGGTCGAGCAGGGCGCGATGCTCCGCATCCCGGGCGCGCTCGGCGCGCATCTCGGGCAGCACTTCTTCGATCAAACGCGGTTGGCCGGATGCGAGAACGCCGGCGATCAGCCTATCGTCGCGGGTCACCGGATACCGAGCCAGCAGGTCGTGCATCACGGTGGCCTGCGCGGCATCAGCGTAATCATCCGCGAGCAATGCGAACTTGTCGTCGTCGATCAGAAAGAGTTGGCAGTAGTCGGCAAAATCGGGGACGAGCAACTTGGCGAAGTTGCGGCCGAGAACGCGCGGTTCCAGCGATTCCGAGAGCACGCTCCCCGCGCGTGCGAAGAACAGCAACAGCTCCTCGGCGCGCTTCTGGGCGTTGATATCGGTACAGCTCCCGAACCACCGCAGGATCTCGCCCGAGGGGCTACGCATCGCGACCGACCGTACCAGAAACCAGCGATACTCACCGTCGAACCGGCGCAGCCGAAACTCCGTCTCGAAGAGGTCGCCGGTTTGAAGCGTTTGCGAGCGCAAGCCCACCACGCGCGGCAAGTCGTCGGGGTGCGCCGCACGCAGCCAACCGTCGTCCGCCGCCTCGGCGTACGAAGCGCCGGTGTACGCGAACCACTGCGCGTTAAAGTACTCCGCGCGGCCATCCGGAGCCGCCACCCAAATGATGTGGGGGACGGCCTCCGCGAGGAGTTGGTACTCGTCGATCGCTTCTACGCGTTCTACGGCGTCACCGGGCCCGGCAAGACCGGGTCGTTGAGGGCCATCGCCATCGCACGATTGACGTCGAGGCGTCCGCAGCCCTGGTGCGGGTCGCCGATATTATCCGCGCTATTGCACAGCAGTTGTTTCATCGTCGTCGCGTTTGCATAGCCAGGCGCAACCGAGAGAATCAGCGCCGCCGCGCCGGCAACGTGCGGGGTCGCCATCGACGTGCCGTCGATGAAGACGCGACAGTTCCCGGTCTCGCTGAAGATATCGGTCGCGCAATTTCCCGCGAAATTCGAGTCGAACGGCGTACTGGTCCACGCGTTCTCGATCCAGTGCAGCAGATCGGGATCGCCGGCCGAACCGGCCGCGGGATTCGCGTCGCCGCCCGGAGCCACGATACCCCATGTGGTTGGTGCGGCTGCGGAGTAGTTCGAGTAACTCGCGACATACTCAACCGGCGCGGTTGCCGTGCCGCCGGTATGGCCCGAGCCATTTGGCTGTCCATCAGCAAGCGCACTAGCTCCGACGGCGATGACGCCTGCGTCGCATGCAGGCGCATCTACGTAGCCTGAGGTTTCGTTA
Above is a genomic segment from Candidatus Dormiibacterota bacterium containing:
- a CDS encoding Gfo/Idh/MocA family oxidoreductase, with product MKERYRVGVVGAGFGVKAHLPALLAHPRFDVVALASPHSAAGVAKERSIPHAFTSCAEMLAGCELDAVVIASPPFAHHGDTLAALAAGKHVLCEKPFALNVAQAEEMLAAAKAAGTGCGVSHEFRWAPERIALQQMVANGHLAPMREIELTHLMPGRRATDLKPRGWMFQRKAGGGICGALMSHAIDGANHLAGRPPIRSTGYTRIANPQRTDEQGTFTSETDDGAFALLDYGDGLVARLTTDATTHVEQFTLAVHGEQRTAVASGTGLLDMRLFAIEADATDELDVKPSPYARFESVLENVPPLMELYDEWLKQIETGASAVPTFEEAVATQRVLASIGYSTAP
- a CDS encoding SpoIIE family protein phosphatase, producing the protein MRTPRRQSCDGDGPQRPGLAGPGDAVERVEAIDEYQLLAEAVPHIIWVAAPDGRAEYFNAQWFAYTGASYAEAADDGWLRAAHPDDLPRVVGLRSQTLQTGDLFETEFRLRRFDGEYRWFLVRSVAMRSPSGEILRWFGSCTDINAQKRAEELLLFFARAGSVLSESLEPRVLGRNFAKLLVPDFADYCQLFLIDDDKFALLADDYADAAQATVMHDLLARYPVTRDDRLIAGVLASGQPRLIEEVLPEMRAERARDAEHRALLDRFDARSLICMPLTARGNLIGVFLSGYTRSGRRHSSSDVPVLHEMARRLALALDNARRYQNEHEVAAAFAKAMLPRELPRVEGVRLSRLYIPASTELRVGGDWFDAFALPSGLIGLSIGDVTGHGLDAAIVMGEMRQAIRSAAIESNAPSQVLDHADRVLAMNHPDAIATAGFGIYDPADRSLTYATAGHPPPLVARADGSVYEIIASGLPLGLRSAATCDSTAISLDGGSLVCFYTDGLTEFDRNAIEGEESLHAALAAQALAPARDPAEAIYHAVVHDGSHHDDTAILVLQIE